A segment of the Carya illinoinensis cultivar Pawnee chromosome 1, C.illinoinensisPawnee_v1, whole genome shotgun sequence genome:
AATTCCCAAATACTTGGAATtcaattgaaactccaaaatcTTAGTTGAAAACAAAACCCTATATGGTTTCCTCAGATCCTAAAGTTTGTCTCCAAATCCTAAAGAACCCAGTTTTAACTTAGTATTTAGTCACTTGATTatatcacttccacatgctattaaccacTCAAGTTCACATTACAACgtcattatttattatttgaaatcttGGTAATTTCattgggctaagaaaaatcaGATTGGGCTTGATAGAAACTCAAACCCTATTAAAAGCCCATTCGCTTAAGGCCAACAAAATTGAATCACCAAAGCATGGATTGTATCTAATTAAatcatttattaattaattaattataattatatttatgacgTTACTAACTTAGTACTCAATACTCAATAGTATGTGTGTGAATTATGATAGTTAATACATAATTgtctatattaaaattttaatattttatatatggttaataaataattgatccataAATATTTCCTATATGTAACTTGGGTATCTTTCAAAAAATGTACTTGACTATTTTAATTCAATACAAATACTAGGTAACTAGAGTATGTATTATTGCATATGATGTTATGacttatcatataatatattaattaatcatcAATAGCATATTAGTTcagatttaatattatatttaacataaaAGGTTAATGGTTAtaatttagatgaaaattacataattaagttatacaactattatataaaatactacataagaaataattaaatagatatatatctATTTCGGTCAGTATGGTCCAGTCCGGTCcaaaagatttgaatttttacAATCTATAGGACCAAACCGAACCATTAGTGTTATTGAACTACTTCGAACCGATAGGAACCTTTCCGCCTGGTTGGGTTTTCTGATGCGGACCGGTTAATGTATACCCATAATCTTtaatctctttcttcttctttcttgcttgttcaagaaaaatgataaacacatgatctttttacagttttttttttaataataaaaccgTGTTTTAAATGACAAATATTTTAgtgaaataaatcataaaagtaccatcatttcattaaattaaattcatcttgaaacaagattatataaaaagttataaaaatgattgtacatatatatattcaaaagctACTCGTTCATTACAATTGCATTGTCACAATCTTTCACCCAATCACTTTGCCACACATGCATAGAATTGATATATTGAACCTTAACGAGTTTAGGCCATTTACCATTATTTTTGTCTTGTTCTTAGGGCtgtaaaaaaaatcagaaaatcgGTTAACTGGACCGAACTGCTGGGTCTAGTTCAGTACCGGCTCCTATTTAGCAAAATTAGTTGAAAATCAGTCCCGTTCTAGTTTTGATTTTTAGAACACCAATTCGAATTGAACCTGACCggtacatatatattatttttaattttttatattacatatataatatttttatattatatataattttctcattATAGGTTGTTCTCATTATATGGACAATTTTCTCCccaaaagtttttcaaaaatctCACCTATCTGTTGTTTTTGTCATTAATAAAATCTCACATTcccacttttatttatttatttttcacttctCATAAGAGGCAAGAAAATATCTTGGTCTCTTTTTACAAGCTATTTGATAAATTTACGATCTCATTTTtcctatttatttataatttttctctcAAGTCTTCCTATAACTAGCTTATTTTGACTGATTTCGTCAACAACGTATATGCTACCATCAAATTAACAATTAGGagtggaggccgcaataaatcTCACATGACTATTCCTATATATAGTATAGGTTTTATAAAATTCGGTCTTAGATTCAACAAAGaagtttattttttggttgcataatttttatcatttgctTTTGCTCTTATATTTGTAGAACAATGTtgactttttattatttgatcaatTTTGAGTTAgtacactattttttttttttttttgtaatgaaacGAAACTTCATTAATATGACTCAACAGAAACATTCTTGTCTGAAAAAATTGCAGGGAGGACCTCAGGTGGTACCTCCTCTACCCAAATACATTCAGTACCCAAAGATAAGGCTAGTCTTGAGTATCATGCACTGCTTTGTTGCTGCTTCTACCCGAGAATGATACTGACCACCCTGCCTGGGCTTTCAATACAGATTTGATGTCCTCTATCACTTGTCCATCCCATGAAGAATCTTGTGTATTTGAATTGATTGCATCCACTACCAACTTCGCATCTCCTTCCAGTTGCACCTGTCTGAAGCCTAGTTCCCTGCACAACTGAATAGCTCGAAGCATGGCCCAGCTCTCAGCTACATAAGCAGACCTTGTTATTTGGTTGGGAGAGGCCAGCACCACATGTACCTCACCATTACAGTCCCTTACTACAATGCCAATCCCCATCCTTCCCATTTTTCTATCCATGGCTGCATCAACATTCACTTTCATGTAATCCATTCTAGGTGGTCTCCACAAGGTTCTCATCACTGCTGTTAGTCTGGCTTGACTCTCTCTCGGCTTGTCCTGAGTCAGCTTGGTTGCTTCTACTTCCTGCAATGCTAGCTGAAAGGTGACAGAAGGGCTTTTGAACCTTCCTTCAAAAATAGCTTCATTTCTCCTTTTCCATAGGCCATAGAGCACCTCAGTTACTATGTGAAGCTTTCCTTCTTCAAGCTTGGATTGAAAATCAGACCATAGTGTTCTGAAGTCAGCATagtttcttctccattttttGACTGGACTGCAGTCCTCTCCCCATACATCTATTGAAGCAGGACAGTCCCATAGCACGTGTAATACTGTTTCCTCCCCTCTGCTACAAGTTGGGCAAGTGGCGTTATCAACTATCATTCTCTTGAAAAGGTTACTCCTTGTTGGTAGAATTTCATTAAGGGCTTTCCATATGAATTGTTTCACCTTACCCGAGCTTGCTAGTTTCCATATTTTCCCCCACCACCTATCATTTTGTTCTCCATTCGATGTCTCTCCTGttttctatctctttctctccagGTCTGTATAATATGCACTCTTGACTGAAAATGTCCCCTTGTCTGATAGCCCCCAAATTACTTTGTCATCCATCCCTCTTGTGCTTATTGGTATGCTGCAAATACATTGAGCTTCCTCATGTTTGAAAATGGTTTGTACAAGCACCTTCTTCCATGACttgctttcttcttcaattAGCTCATCGACAGTTGCATCAGGGTCCAAAATCTTGATAGGGGTCTGAATCTGAAAGGTAGAGGGTATAGGCACCCACTTGTCTTTCCATATTCTTATGCTTTTTCCATTTCCTACCCTCCAAACACTTCCAGCCCTTATCAGATCCATCACTGACATCAAACTCCTCCAAATTTGAGAAGGACAGTAGCCTGCTTGTGCCTCCACCAGTTTGCATGTCTTGAAGTACTTTTCCTTGAAAATTTGAGCCATTAAGGAGGAGGGTTCCTGTAAaatcctccacccttgcttggcAAGAAGGGCTCTATTGAAACAGTTAAGGTCTCGAAACCCCATGCCCCCCCTACCTTTTGCTGCACCAAGTTTGCTCCAACTCTTCCAATGGATACCCCTGCCTTCCTTTTTGTGGTTCCACCAGAACTTTGCTATCATGGCTTCCATTTCTCTGAGGAGCCTTTTTGGCAATTTAAATACGCTCATTGTATATGTAGGTATGGCTTGAAGAACACTCTTAATCATGACTTCCTTCCCTGCAAAAGATAAAAAGGAGGTCTTCCAATTGTTAATCCTTCTCCataacttttcttttaatcctCTGAAAGTGTTATACTTGGATTTTCCTACCGTAGTGGGCAAACCCAAGTATTTGTTATAACTATCACAAATAACTCCTTCAGCTTGTTGGGAAATGCTCTCTTTCACTACTGTATTAGTATTTGAGCTAAAAAGGATGGATGTTTTCTGTCTGTTCAGGGTTTGTCCCGATGCATCTTCATAAATTTTTAACAAATGAACAATGATGGACCATTCCTCTATCTTTGACCTACAAAACATAACACAATCATCAGCAAACAGAAGGTGGCTGATTCTTCTTCCTCCCCTTGTGACTGCTATACCCTTGATGAGGCCTCTAGCTTCAGCTTGATGCAGTAGGGTACTTAGGCCTTTTGCACACAGGAGGAAAAGGTAAGGggatagaggatccccttgtcttaatcctCTTGTTGGCCTAATAATGTCCCCCGGTACCCCATTCACACTACTGAGTAGGTGACAGAATTCACACATGTCATGATTAGCCCCCTCCATTTGTCACTGAAGCCTAGTTTGGTGAGCATTGTTTGCAAAAAAAAcccactccactctatcatatgccttggaTGTATCTAGCTTAATTGCCATGCTGCCTTCTCTTCCCTTTTGCCTAGTTTGCATAATGTGGAGAAGCTCATACGCCACCATGATGTTGTCTGTGATCAACCTGCCAGGtaagaaagcactttggttCCAGGATATGACCTCTTGCAGCACTGCTTTCAGCCTGTTAGCCAAGACTTTCGAGATTAGTTTATACCACACATTACAGAGGCTGATTGGCCTGTAATCATTAACTGACTTGGGGGAGTTTGTCTTAGGGATAAGGGCTATGAGAGTGTGATTCAATCCTACTGGCATCTCACCAGTTTTGAGAAAATCAAGGACTGCCTTGCCCACATCAGGGCCAACAATGTCCCAATGGTCTTGGAAGAAGCCAGCACTGAATCCATCTGGCCCGGGTGACTTAAATGGTGACATTTGTTTGAGGGCAATAGCTACCTCATCAGGAGAAAACTCTTTGTCCAAAAGTTCACTCATGCCCCTTGAGATTTTGTGTCCTACACCATTCAGGCAGTGTTGGATAGACCTTTCAGTGGGATTAGAGGATTGATAAACCTTAGTGAAATGAAGTCTGAACCTCGATGCCAATTCCTCCTTTGAACTTAACACACTCCCGTCTCCATCTACTATCTTCTTTATAAagttcttttttctcctttggtTAACACAAGCGTGATAGAATTTGGTATTCCTATCACCATGTGTTAACCAATGGACtttggccctttgtttccatcttGCATCTTCCTGGTCTAGTGGAAAGCCAACCTCATTTTGCAGTCTTTTGAGGGCACCCATATTATCTGCTCTCTCATCCTCTTGCAGCTGTTTGATTTCTTCTGTTTTCTATTTTATGGCTGCCAATCTGTTTCTTCTCATGTCCCTACTCCAAGACTGAAGCCTTTTGCTACATCTCTCTAACTTACTTTGTAACCAGTTGTTTTGCCTTAAAGTGTGGACTCCTCTTTGCCAAACTTCTGCAACTAGATCTTTACATCCTTCGAGTTAGTACACTATTGAATTTTTACTTCAAGCCTTTAAACATATATTTCATAATGCACGCATATTCATATGGAGGAAGATTACAAAAACTTACAtgcttttatatttatatcaGTTCGCCCCCAACAAAAAATTTCTGGTTGCACACCGGTTGTGTCCACTTTTATTCAATCAATTTAATTGGTAAAAATCTGGTGTGGCAAAGTCTCGTCGCAGGGTGTAAGCTGTAAAGAACGTTCTGATAATGTAATGCATAATAGATTGGAATGATATGAACTCCTACTAGAATAAGATAAAAGAACTCAAAACCTCGCTGAGTTAGGCACGTTgccaaaatttattttccaattAAAATCCTTGATGATAAGTACACCACGGTTTTCCTTTACGCTACAGATAAATCGCATTCTCACACCCCCACCACAGCGCACAATCACGAAGCCAATGTAGGGCCAAGTAATCACCCACAAAACACAACACCTTGTTGGTGCACTCTACCTGTAACGTCCATCTTTGTGGtggaactttaaaaaaaaaaaaatttagaaaataaaacggGAATTATTgaccattttaaaatttttttctctttctttcacaAAATATGACAGGTTCtatatttaaagtttaaaaCCTACTCTATGGATTAAGAAAAAGTTGCAGAggaaattctaaaattaaataaaaagacttGTTACAAAAATACCCTTTCATACGTTACATAAAACCTGCCTAGGCCTCAATTACTCTTCCCTTAGGCCATATTTGTCCTGCCACTTCTTCCTCAATCTTTTCCCTGAGAGGGGGAGGGATATACATAAAAGTAAAGTGATTCGAATACGCAGTAAGTATTACTTTATATAGTGAAAATATACTAACATAGTTTTTCAGTCATTCATTCACATTCATTTACGTATGTTACATAAAACATACATTTCATTAAAAACATTACAAGGTggggtttttttctttaaaaggatTTTCCTTTCATAAAACATTCCCACACCTTGTACATTCATTTGTAAAGAGCTAAATAATAACACAACATTCATTTTACTATTATCACTTTCTTTTAGCTAGTACACACTGTTACGCCCTATGTATTGGAGTTAACGGTCTTTTGGATCCGGATCCTGCCCATGGCCACATATTGGGAATCCCTTTAGTTAAGGGGTAGTACTGGGTGCATCGTCAATACTACTTACCTAGCATTGCAATCTGTCCCTTTCCTTTGGTACCATCATTCAGTCATGGCCAttacttattttcatacattaaacattTAGTCCTTTCaatcctttccttttcattccaTTCATTTCATAAATATCACTTACAAGTATAAGCTTAAACCTCAACATTTAAAACATCCTTTAAAAGCATAAACATAAGCATAATCGTAAACATCAATTTATAGCATCATTTAAAATCTATTTCATATCTTTGTTTAAAACCCCTTCATAGCGTCAGTTAGAAGTATACTTTCATTGCGTCactttaaatatcatttaaaagcattgACCATAAATCTTAACATTTCTTTTCATGGAAAATAAGGACAATAGATActacatataatatttattcacatgcatataatttattactttgggtgcataaaaagagGCTGATATGGAAGGCCTTTACATGGCATACTTTCATAAACaccatttcattcatttcataaagcattttattcatttcataaaGCATCATAGAAGaaacatttcatttttcattctatatcatttagaaaactctaaaattatGAACATAATGCTTATCTAGACTTCATACTATTTTCATTTCATGCAATCTATTCATATGTGTGTTAGATGGCAatctacatgcatacataacTTAACATCATTCCTTTCCTCAAGTGCATAACCAGTTAAAACTTAGAAAATGCATAAACTACTCATGACTTTGGACTTCCTTCATCCAGACATACTCTTTCATCAATTTTCATCTTCTATGTTTTCCTTTATCATGTTTCCTAATCCTCAGGATTATAACTTGTAACCCACTTAAGGTCACCTTTCCAACACATAGCCTCCTACCTCATGTTCTTGCCCTTCAAAGTGAACTCCTTGATTCACTTTCAAGGTTAAGACACATCCTTACCTTCATCATGCTCTCCTACCAAACTATCCACTTCGATGCATGACTTGGAccaaccaaattacacatctcAACCTCAACCAATACATACATCATTTCCTCCATTTGTGTACAACCTAACTAACACTTTCTCataatctaaaaccactccgagTGTAAAACACTCACAAAatctttgtagtagctaaacttgacttgcaacaccacgagtgacccactcgatctctacacacATGTAGTGTTGGAACTTCGACCTTTTTATATGATGGGATCCAAGgtagaccaagtcttaaggatcaattacaaaatcgagagctaagaagagtaaggaagtaatgcaaggattggtacaATCTACTTGGGTCGAATCTAGCAAGAGCcaaatattcaagatgggcttgagagaagaagatctagttttcatccatgtgatatgctatagaagacatgacttgggcctattgttattgaaggtcatgaacttatttatttcattagaagtgcttattttattagtcataggagttaatctagaataattgggcttgggagatgtccagcctacacgtcttatttctaataaactagagtttttgggaaggccttgtacctgcggcactattcaCTAGGGTTTTtaggaattatttatttaaaccacttgtagcctcaatTGAGCAGGttagacattattgaattttcattgtgagttgagtttactcctcttcttcttggttaaacttatcaaagataaatcacaacctttgtggcgttcctctttGTAATCTGGATTCTTGAGATAGGTTTTTCAACAGGTCTAgcttttaatataatctaggttctttaaATGAGTTCTCagcgggtctagattctccatccattgacttgatttggctttcttgggtttgtttttccaatattgttgttgggtcttgAAGCAAGTCGATTGAGGTTCACATAATCTATaacttcccacgagaacctctcaatctctgcatcaacagcaGCTCTGGACTCTTCTGGCCAATGAACACATACACTTCAATgaacttatataaaatattattttaagtgtGGTGTGGTGGAGATGTGTTTATCCAAGTGAGAATTAACTATGtcggggagaggttgctctaaaaaGCTCCTGAAAgtccttagggtttttgctctgattcccCACACCAAAAAACACAAGTGAACTTTTCTATTTATAGTCCCAAGTGAAAGAGGCactcaaaaccctaaattttaAGTTGTCttgaacattggctcgagcgaagtgtcgagcgcacacTATCTTTCAAAAGCTGCTCGAGCGCACATCAAACGACCCACTCTGGAAGGGTCTCGCTCGATGGCCACGTTGAGTGCCAGTCGAGCGACCCACTCTGGATGGGTGTCGCACGAGCGCCAGTCGAGTGAACTCTCTGTTTGGAGCTCTACTTGACCCATGTTGAGCACACTTCAATCATTTTCATGTTACATTGCTTCAaaacttgttacaacactattttatacattttttcataaaaatatgccaatcaactcatttttcctAGTCCAACTACATAATTGTCCCAACACTTAAAACTACAAAATCGTGGCACACTCTCCATAACACAACTTCACATTACCACAACTTCGATCACAGATCACAACACAACACACcatttacaacaccaatccaaaataaaattcataacaGTATAATTCTTAATGAAAAATGGATTGGAATTATACCATAGTGAGAAGCTGAAGCTCACGTTGCTTGCTGCTTGGCATGATCCCACAGTGGCTGATACGCAAGTGCAAGAAGGGGCAGGATGAGGCTCGGTGTTCGCTGTTGTGACCCTAAGACAGGGTTGTTAGGGTGGTTAGGGTTTGGTGTGGGCTTCGTGGTGGCGGCAGGAGGTGGAGAGGGGTGGTCCGTTGTTGGCTTGGCAA
Coding sequences within it:
- the LOC122282640 gene encoding uncharacterized protein LOC122282640, which translates into the protein MIVDNATCPTCSRGEETVLHVLWDCPASIDVWGEDCSPVKKWRRNYADFRTLWSDFQSKLEEGKLHIVTEVLYGLWKRRNEAIFEGRFKSPSVTFQLALQEVEATKLTQDKPRESQARLTAVMRTLWRPPRMDYMKVNVDAAMDRKMGRMGIGIVVRDCNGEVHVVLASPNQITRSAYVAESWAMLRAIQLCRELGFRQVQLEGDAKLVVDAINSNTQDSSWDGQVIEDIKSVLKAQAGWSVSFSGRSSNKAVHDTQD